In Crinalium epipsammum PCC 9333, the genomic window TTGCCAAATAGCATACATTACCTTATAAAACAATCCGGGCTGGTTGTCGGCTTCAATCAAGAGTGCTGGCAGGTGGAAGACTGGATCAACATAAAATTCGGTTTCTACTTGCTCTAACCCAGCATCTAAATTAAATTCTACCGCTAACATCTCTTCAACTTCAAAGCGTCCTGCTAAAGCTTCCCGAATCGCTCGACAAACATTATCCGCAGTTTTTTCTGTAAGTGCTTTGCTACCGCGAGAGATCACCAGTTTGATAAATACCAGCATCGGTGGACGGATCTGACCATATAAGCTCAAGCTATGGATTGTCAGTCCATAAGCAGCCAAAACCCCAAAAATATCGCTCAACAGAAACGACTGGTTACGGTAAGCAAAATTTAAGGCGCTCTTACTTCCTTCCGGTTTAAGCTCAATGACTACTCGTCTCGTTTTGTAAAGACGATATGCCAGCCTAAGATTTTGTAACTGAATTTCATTACTAACAAACTGCTCATAGAATTGAGGAAACGCTCGGTTAAAGCGTTTGAGTAGTTCTTGTGTGGATAGTTTTAAACCAGATGCCATATTTGAGGTAAGACTCGCTTGCCAGGTGAAAAGCCGATCTGGAGAGGCAGCAAAGTGCAGTCCACGCTCCCAACCTGCTCTTTTGGTTAATCTCTCACAAAATTTTCTAAAAATTTACATAAAACCTAGTCTCAAGAGCGAACTCTCTCACGACTTCTGACAAGTGTAAGTTACATTAAGTGCGCTCGGATTCCACTAAGGATTGATTATATTTTTGTGTCATTACCACTTGTATTTCTTTTGTTTTTAACTATTGTTTACCTACTTCTATAGTCGCATTATTATAGGTGTAGTGGCACATAGACAACTAAAAAATCTTAACTAAACCTTCTGGGGTTGCTAACAAATATATACGGCTCTGCCCAAACAAGCGATCGCAATCGCGAGGGTTGTAGCCGTTTAAAGGTGTAGGCGGAAAAATATTTTAGATGTAATAGTGCCTAATACATAATGGTGTTATCATTAAAAAGTTAAGATTAAGTAGCCGACCATTGGGTACGGGAGAACATTAAATACCTTAACCACACCTGCATGGTTTTTTGGAAAAGTTTGTTTAATACTTCTGACACTGCTTCTACCTCCAAGACGACAGTAGAGGGCGATCCTATAGAAGGCACGGCCGCTAATCGCGCCAATAATGGCTCGCGCATTTTCTTCAGTACTGAGCGAGAACTTGATCTCTATGAGCTAGAAGAATTGTGCGATGCTGTTGGCTGGTCTAGACGACCATTGCGTAAAGTCAAAAAAGCTTTGCAGTTCAGTTTTCTAGTTGTTTCTATGTGGGAAGAGCGGGGAGCTAAACGTAGGATAATTGGTTTTGCTCGTGCAACTTCTGACCATGCCTTCAATGCCACAATCTGGGATGTAGTCGTTCATCCAGATTTTCAGAGCAAGGGTTTGGGTAAGGCGATGATGAAATACATGATTAAGAAACTCCGATCTGAAGATATTAGCAACATCACTTTATTTGCAGATCCTCATGTAGTCAATTTCTACGGTGGATTGGGATTCTTAGCTGATCCAGAAGGAATAAAAGGAATGTTTTGGTATCCCGAATAAACTTATACTTATTCCCAAAAGTATGTTATGCTATAAAAGCAAGTAACGGGATGTAGCGCAGCTTGGTAGCGCGCCTGCTTTGGGAGCAGGATGCCGCAGGTTCAAATCCTGTCATCCCGATTAAAAACCAATAAAGCTAAATTTAACTTTATCCTCTAGATAAAGTTAATTGCTTATTTAAGTTAAAGTTATACAACAGACGGCGTAAGCAAATTTTAGTAAAATAATAGTACAGCCCTAGGTAAAATAATCTAGTATTTAAGGAAATTATTCTTAATCGAAAAAGTGGAACTATTCCCTCTTGCTGATGGTCATTAATAATTAATTTGGTATTTCAGGAGTAAACATTGCAGTTGGCACAATAGTACAAAATAAATATATATATTAAAACTAATCTTGGAATACTTCTGTAGATAGTTTTTTTAGGATGCTAAGGCAATTTTTTAGGTGGGTTCCTCTGGCAAGAGCGTCAGTTCCAAATGGGCAGACTAAATGTAGTTAGGGAAACGGTAGTCAAATATGGCTATCACAAAAACAAGCAAGTTGGGTTAAATACTCGCTCATAAAATCTGAGGTTATTACTAATGAAGTCATTCGTTCGCTTGGGCGCAACACTGGGTTTAGTTGGAAGTACACTGCTAGGGTCTTCTTTTTTAGGGAATTTACAGGCTTTAGCCTTGCCAGCAGAACAGGTTATTCAAAAGTTGCAAACGATTCCTGTTTTTACTGTCACTGATGCTAAAGGCTCGCCACTGGTTAGGTCAATCAAGAATGCTCAGAATAAAGATGTCTCTGTAGCAGGTATTTTTATTAGCCAGGGTGATGCTCAAGGATTTGTTGACCAGCTTAAGAAAAATAATCCAGCTTTGGGCAAATCAGTGCAGGTGTCTCCTGTGTCGCTGGGAGAAGTTTACAGATTGGGGCAAGCAAATCAAAATAAGCCGGATGGTTTAAATTTTGCTTTTATACCCAAACAGCAGCAAGTACAATCCGCAGTAAACTTACTGCGTAAGAGCGGTCAACAGGTAAACACTTTTGATGGTACTCCCCTGTTTGTCGCTAAAGCTGGTAAGGATAAAGGGTATCTGACAGTTCAGCAGGGAAATCAGCAGGTAATTCCTTTCTTTTTTGAGCAAGAGCAATTACAGGGAATGGTTGAGCGCTTTAAGAAACAAAAACCCGAATTAGCATCCACTGTAGAAGTTCAGGTGGTGAATTTGCAAGGTTTAATTCAGGCATTGCGCGACAGTAATAAACCAGAAATTAATAGTATTGTGTTGGTTCCAGCTAACGAGTCGATGCAATTTTTGCAGAAAGCCTCATCTGCGCCTAGACAAGCTCCTGCACCAGCGAAGCCTCCTCAAAATCGTCGGCGTTAATCAATGACTCAGCCACAACAACTGATGGTTTCAGGGGTAGAACTTTGGCAGTGGTTTACACAAGCAAGACTTGCTGCTGTAGTTGCTGATATCCCTGTCAGTGAAGTGGACTGGTTGTTGCAAGAGGTAGCTGGGTTAGATAAGTTGGCACTGCGGTTGGAATCTTTTAAAGATCGACTAGAAATTCCGCTCAGTATGCCTTTTTCTAAGTTAGCAACTCTATGGCAGCAGCGAGTTGATGCTAGGATGCCAGTTCAGTATTTAACTGGGGTGGCTCCCTGGCGTAATTTTTTGTTGAGTGTTTCACCAGCAGTTTTGATTCCGCGACCTGAAACGGAGTGCTTAATTGAATTAGCTGTTGCGGCTGTGGAGAATAGTTCTAAGCTTAAAAAAGCCGGATGTTGGGCAGATTTAGGTACTGGTAGCGGTGCGATCGCACTTGGACTAGCTTATGCTATGCCAGCAGCCCAAATCCATGCTGTTGATTACAGCGCGGCTGCTCTAGAAATAGCTTCCTATAATGCACAAAAATTAGGATTTGAAACTAGAATTCAATTTCATCAAGGTTCCTGGTGGGAACCACTAAATTCCCTTAAAGGTGAGTTTAGTGGGATGGTGTCTAATCCCCCCTATATTCCCAGTACTTTAATATCAGAATTACAACCAGAAGTTGCTTGGCATGAGCCTCATCTTGCCCTTAATGGGGGTAGTGATGGTTTGGACTACATTCGTCATTTAATCGAAGTCTCCCCTATATATTTACGTTCAGGTGGTATTTGGCTAATTGAAATGATGGCAGGACAAGCACCAGTAGTAGCTGAGTTACTACGCCAGCAAGGAAGCTATTGTCAAATTAAAATATTTTCTGATTTAGCAGGTATTGATCGCTTCGCTCTAGCTTATCGTGCGTGAGCAAAATCAAAAAATCCTGAGTTATTTCAACCCAAAGTCAGAAACTTATAGAATAATTGATCATTGTTAATTGTTAATTGTTAATTGTTAATTGATTTTGATGCTCTTGTTGCTGGAGCAAAATCTGGTCAGCTAGTCAGTTTTCCTACGGATACGGTTCCAGCATTAGCCGTTCGTCCTGACTGTGCAGGGTTAATATTTCAAGCCAAGCAACGAACTCAGGATAAACCTTTGATTTTAATGGCTGCAACAGCCCAATCTTTGTGGCAGTTTGTGGATGGGAGTTTGCGAGATCGAGAGATTTGGGAGCAAGTAGCCGAGAAATATTGGCCAGGAGCTTTGACTTTGGTGTTACCTTGTTCTAAGAATGTACCCCAAGGAGTTAATCAAGCTGATCCCAGTACTATTGGGTTGCGAGTTCCTAATCATGCGATCGCTCTAGCTATTTTGTCTCAAACTGGTGCTTTGGCAACTACTAGCGTTAATCGTTCAGGTGAGCCGCCTTTACAAACGATTACAGAAATTGAAACACACTTTCCTGATGTATTAACACTGTTACCTAGTGAACTAGAAACAATTCAACCAAGTCTGGGTATGCCTTCCACTGTGGCTAAATGGAGTGATACTGGCTGGCAAATTCTCCGACAGGGAGCTATTAATTTAGATGATACTGTTGGTTACTATAAATTTTGAGCTCTCCCCAAACCCCTCCCCTACAAAGGGAGGGGCTTTGAAATAAATTTCCGCAGGCTCAAGCCTGGGGAACCAGACAAACTAAGCCCGCCTGCGCGGGCTAAAGACAAGGAATTTAGGGGGTAACAAACGCTTCCTGAAGTGCCACCTTCTATCTTCTTAGTGTCTCCTGAGACTCCATTATTTGAGCAGGTAGAGGGCTGATTGAGGGCTGGCTGTAAAGTACCATTGTTGTAGTAGAGTTGCATTCAAAACCAATGCGTTCGTAAAAGCTTTGTTGATTGGTTGTCATTAAGTAAACTCGCTCTACTCGACTCATGCGAGGATGACTCAAGACGGTTTCTACTAATTTACGACCTAATCCAGCACCCCGATAGTTAGGATCGATCACTACATCCCAAATAGTGGCTCTATATATACCATCTGAAGTAGCTCTGGCAAACCCGATTAGTTTATTTTTATCCCAAACGCTGACAACTGGTTCACTGTTAGCGATCGCTACTGCTAAATCTTCAATTTTGCGCTCTTCCGCCCAAAATGCTCCTACTTGAAAAAGTGCCTGAAGTTGCTTAAGGTCGATTTTTGATTTGCGATCGCAAAATTGAATATGACTAGAATTCATTGTTATAAATTCCTTGGGGATTTTTTTACTTTTTATTAGCTTTAATTAACAGCAATTTAGTGCTGGGCTTATTTAGCTTTTTAAATTGAGCATTAAACCGTATTTTTATTGGTCTAATTTTTACTTGAGCATTGATTCCAATAAGTATTAATTGTTACGTTAATACTTTTTAGCCGATAAGTTATATTCTTATTTCAATGCTTAAAGAAATAAGTAGAATGTAAATTTTTATTATCTTAACACTCTTTATAGTAAATTAATGAAATTAATTCAAGGTATTTGAGAATTTATATGTATATATTTCCTGACATTAGCCACATTCTGTCTCTGACAGAGTGCGATCGCTACCTAATTAAAACCCCTGCCTGTTTTGGTAGGCAGGGGAAAGAATTAATATCGCACTAAATATCGAACACAGATCTTCTATCTCTAGGTTGTTATTTTTGCAACCAACGGGCTGCATCTTTAGCATGGTATGTGAGAATTAAGTCAGCGCCAGCACGTTTAAAGCTGGTTAAGGTTTCCATTACTACCCTTTCTTCGTCGATCCAATCATTGAGGGCAGCAGCTTTAACCATAGAGTACTCACCAGAAACGTTATAAGCTGCAACTGGTAAGTTACTTGCTTCTTTAACTCGCCAAATTACATCCATATAAGCTAATGCTGGTTTCACCATCAGCATATCAGCGCCTTCAGCGATATCTAGGGCAATTTCCTTGAGGGCTTCACGGACATTACCAGCATCCATTTGGTAGGTACGGCGATCGCCAAATTGAGGTGATGAATCAGCCGCGTCCCTAAATGGACCATAATAAGCTGAGGCATATTTAGCTGCATAGGAAAGAATTGGCGTATCCTCAAATCCAGCTTCATCGAGGGCAATTCTAATTGCTTGCACAAACCCATCCATCATTCCTGATGGGGCAATAATATCAGCGCCAGCTTTAGCTTGAGAAACTGCTGTTTTTTTGAGTAATTCTAAGGTAGGGTCATTTAAAACACGACCAGTTAAATCGCCCACTTGTAAATAACCACAGTGACCATGACTGGTATACTCACACAAGCAAGTATCGGCAATTACAATTAAGTCTGGCACAGCTTCTTTAACTGCGGTGGAAGCTTTTTGCACAATTCCGCAATCATGCCATGCACCAGTGGCATCTATATCTTTATTTTCGGGAATGCCAAATAGAATGATTGCAGGAATACCAAGGTCGTAAACTTCTTTGGCTTCTTCTACTATTTTGTCTACAGATAAATTGTAGACTCCTGGCATTGATTTAACTTCTTTAGCAATGCCTTCACCTGGTACAGCAAATAGTGGGTAAATTAAATCACTTGTGGTTACTACATTTTCACGTACCATCCGACGTAGTTGGGGATGAGTACGCAGGCGGCGAGGGCGATGGGTGGGAAACATGAGGTTTGCTAAAACTAACTTGCAACAGTGACACCTAAGAAATTTTAGGGTTTATATCTGCCTTGTTTATAGGAGATTAATATTTTGTTAGGTTCACTTATTTTACTCCCTTCCTGCGATGGCGAATACCTATTTTAAAAACCGCCTTAGCGAAGCGAAACGCGATCCTAGTTTTAGACACCAAGGACGCTAAGGAAGAAGAATATGATCGGTAATCTTTTAGTGGGAAGGAAGTATATGCAAAAACTTTTGACACTCCCCTGGCTAAAGCCGAGGGGATTCTTTAATTAACGAGCCAACTTGCTCTGACAAAATCGCTTCAGTCAAAGTAGAGGTCGATTCTCCTAAAGCGTTGCTCGAATCTAGCCCGAAGGTTCCGGTATGACCTACCGTACCCAATCCTCGACTAAGGATGTTTCTAGCGGCATTTTCATCCCTATCTATCACACAACCACATTTACAAATGTGTGTTCTAGTAGATAGGGATTTTTTAATGATTTCACCACAGCTAGAGCATTCTTGGCTTGTATACTGCGGGTCAACCGCAACTGTAACTCGCTTAAATACTTTTCCAAAGTACTCAAGCCAGATACGGAACTGATACCAAGATGCGTCATTAATAGACTTAGCTAAACAATGATTTTTCACCATATTTTTAATCCTCAAATCTTCATAGGCGATCAAG contains:
- a CDS encoding GNAT family N-acetyltransferase, with amino-acid sequence MVFWKSLFNTSDTASTSKTTVEGDPIEGTAANRANNGSRIFFSTERELDLYELEELCDAVGWSRRPLRKVKKALQFSFLVVSMWEERGAKRRIIGFARATSDHAFNATIWDVVVHPDFQSKGLGKAMMKYMIKKLRSEDISNITLFADPHVVNFYGGLGFLADPEGIKGMFWYPE
- a CDS encoding Tic22 family protein, producing the protein MKSFVRLGATLGLVGSTLLGSSFLGNLQALALPAEQVIQKLQTIPVFTVTDAKGSPLVRSIKNAQNKDVSVAGIFISQGDAQGFVDQLKKNNPALGKSVQVSPVSLGEVYRLGQANQNKPDGLNFAFIPKQQQVQSAVNLLRKSGQQVNTFDGTPLFVAKAGKDKGYLTVQQGNQQVIPFFFEQEQLQGMVERFKKQKPELASTVEVQVVNLQGLIQALRDSNKPEINSIVLVPANESMQFLQKASSAPRQAPAPAKPPQNRRR
- the prmC gene encoding peptide chain release factor N(5)-glutamine methyltransferase, producing MTQPQQLMVSGVELWQWFTQARLAAVVADIPVSEVDWLLQEVAGLDKLALRLESFKDRLEIPLSMPFSKLATLWQQRVDARMPVQYLTGVAPWRNFLLSVSPAVLIPRPETECLIELAVAAVENSSKLKKAGCWADLGTGSGAIALGLAYAMPAAQIHAVDYSAAALEIASYNAQKLGFETRIQFHQGSWWEPLNSLKGEFSGMVSNPPYIPSTLISELQPEVAWHEPHLALNGGSDGLDYIRHLIEVSPIYLRSGGIWLIEMMAGQAPVVAELLRQQGSYCQIKIFSDLAGIDRFALAYRA
- a CDS encoding L-threonylcarbamoyladenylate synthase codes for the protein MLIDFDALVAGAKSGQLVSFPTDTVPALAVRPDCAGLIFQAKQRTQDKPLILMAATAQSLWQFVDGSLRDREIWEQVAEKYWPGALTLVLPCSKNVPQGVNQADPSTIGLRVPNHAIALAILSQTGALATTSVNRSGEPPLQTITEIETHFPDVLTLLPSELETIQPSLGMPSTVAKWSDTGWQILRQGAINLDDTVGYYKF
- a CDS encoding GNAT family N-acetyltransferase translates to MNSSHIQFCDRKSKIDLKQLQALFQVGAFWAEERKIEDLAVAIANSEPVVSVWDKNKLIGFARATSDGIYRATIWDVVIDPNYRGAGLGRKLVETVLSHPRMSRVERVYLMTTNQQSFYERIGFECNSTTTMVLYSQPSISPLPAQIMESQETLRR
- the hemB gene encoding porphobilinogen synthase — translated: MFPTHRPRRLRTHPQLRRMVRENVVTTSDLIYPLFAVPGEGIAKEVKSMPGVYNLSVDKIVEEAKEVYDLGIPAIILFGIPENKDIDATGAWHDCGIVQKASTAVKEAVPDLIVIADTCLCEYTSHGHCGYLQVGDLTGRVLNDPTLELLKKTAVSQAKAGADIIAPSGMMDGFVQAIRIALDEAGFEDTPILSYAAKYASAYYGPFRDAADSSPQFGDRRTYQMDAGNVREALKEIALDIAEGADMLMVKPALAYMDVIWRVKEASNLPVAAYNVSGEYSMVKAAALNDWIDEERVVMETLTSFKRAGADLILTYHAKDAARWLQK